A window of the Henckelia pumila isolate YLH828 chromosome 3, ASM3356847v2, whole genome shotgun sequence genome harbors these coding sequences:
- the LOC140890348 gene encoding RNA polymerase sigma factor sigF, chloroplastic codes for MEAVSSLISSPPQFFLRTHLRNCSASSSSVSLFHDQATSALSSPSTAFARYSPSSVLVQDQPCETRTLLCLKEENTLQETLDRRLAVVPASTSIEDINNLATDQYAKDFRLQLQHWQSSSYLWPSLNKKELPAQKTMALVSSKGETLIGLEADQVIALAREALSACKEAASIAKDTNLFETHLYHLSDPTGLVNSSLRHKRMVRSTRLLERRTKQRRLPELNIEIQETNHHRKRESSGKNGGFDSNDTLQMFLGEPETRLLLTAEEESELISNIQELMKLQEVRSRLQTQFSREPTLVEWAAAIGISCQALRSELHCGNSSREKLIYANFRLVVHIAKQYQGRGLNFPDLLQEGSIGLMRSVEKFKPQVGCRFATYAYWWIRQAIRKALFQHSRTIRLPENVYGLLSKVFEAKKVCVQRGNHNPKKEDIAACAGMTVEKLESLLYTTRMPVSMQQPIWMDQDTTFQEITADPSIEAPELGAAKQLMRQHIRNLLGILNPRERKIIRLRFGIEDGKQRSLSEIGAGFGLTKERVRQLESRALYKLKQCLGSQGLAAYTDMLV; via the exons ATGGAGGCAGTGAGCAGCTTGATTTCTTCGCCTCCACAATTCTTCCTCCGAACCCATCTCAGAAATTGCTCTGCCTCGTCATCCTCAG TTTCTCTGTTTCATGATCAAGCAACATCGGCGCTTTCATCTCCATCTACTGCTTTTGCCCGATATTCTCCATCTTCTGTACTTGTTCAGGATCAACCTTGTGAAACAAGGACATTGTTGTGCTTGAAAGAAGAAAATACACTCCAG GAAACATTGGATAGAAGACTTGCCGTAGTGCCTGCATCCACATCTATTGAAGATATCAACAATCTTGCTACAGATCAATATGCGAAAGATTTTCGGCTTCAATTGCAGCACTGGCAATCATCATCGTATCT ATGGCCGTCCTTGAACAAAAAAGAACTACCCGCTCAAAAGACAATGGCATTGGTTTCAAGTAAAGGAGAGACATTAATAGGTTTAGAAGCAGACCAGGTCATTGCACTTGCGAGAGAAGCTTTATCTGCGTGCAAGGAGGCAGCATCAATTGCAAAAGATACTAACCTTTTCGAAACCCATCTTTACCACCTGTCTGATCCAAC AGGACTAGTCAACTCTTCTCTGCGGCATAAGAGAATGGTGAGGTCAACACGTCTCCTGGAGAGGCGAACGAAGCAGAGGAGGTTGCCAGAGCTAAATATTGAGATTCAGGAGACAAATCATCATAGGAAGCGAGAATCGAGTGGAAAAAATGGAGGATTTGATTCTAATGATACTCTTCAAATGTTCTTAGGGGAACCAGAAACAAGGCTGTTACTGACTGCAGAAGAAGAGTCGGAACTGATATCGAATATACAG GAGTTAATGAAACTACAAGAAGTCAGAAGTAGGCTTCAAACTCAGTTTTCCCGGGAACCGACACTTGTTGAGTGGGCTGCAGCCATTGGTATTAGTTGTCAAGCCTTGCGGTCGGAGCTTCACTGTGGTAACAGCAGCCGGGAGAAGTTAATTTACGCCAATTTTCGCTTGGTGGTTCACATTGCCAAGCAGTACCAAGGGCGTGGGTTAAACTTCCCGGATCTTTTGCAG GAAGGAAGCATTGGTCTTATGAGGAGTGTTGAAAAATTCAAACCCCAAGTAGGTTGCAGATTTGCGACGTACGCCTATTGGTGGATTCGGCAAGCAATAAGGAAAGCCCTGTTTCAGCACTCCAGGACGATCCGCTTGCCA GAAAATGTTTATGGTCTCTTGTCAAAGGTCTTCGAAGCAAAGAAAGTATGCGTTCAGCGAGGCAATCATAACCCAAAGAAAGAGGACATAGCAGCATGTGCTGGCATGACAGTTGAGAAACTGGAGAGCTTGCTTTATACAACTCGAATGCCCGTCTCCATGCAACAGCCCATATGGATGGACCAAGATACAACCTTTCAG GAAATCACGGCAGATCCGAGCATAGAGGCTCCAGAATTGGGTGCAGCGAAACAACTAATGAGACAGCACATTCGGAATCTTTTGGGCATTCTCAATCCgagggagaggaaaataatcaGGCTGAGATTCGGCATTGAAGATGGCAAACAGAGATCCCTATCGGAAATTGGTGCTGGTTTTGGGCTTACAAAGGAGAGAGTTAGACAACTGGAGAGTAGAGCACTGTACAAGCTGAAACAGTGTCTTGGCAGCCAAGGACTAGCAGCATATACAGACATGCTCGTCTAG